One genomic segment of Natrononativus amylolyticus includes these proteins:
- the pyrG gene encoding glutamine hydrolyzing CTP synthase — protein MPTESDTHYDPSLGNKFIFVTGGVMSGLGKGITAASTGRLLKNAGFDVTAVKIDPYLNVDAGTMNPYQHGEVYVLKDGGEVDLDLGNYERFLDIDMTSDHNVTTGKTYQHVIEQERAGDYLGKTVQIIPHITDDIKRRIREAAAGTDVCIVEVGGTVGDIEGMPYLEALRQFAHEEPEENVLFVHVTLVPYSKNGEQKTKPTQHSVKEVRSIGLQPDVIVGRCDDELEPATKEKIALFCDIPTEAVFSNPDVEDVYHVPLVVEEEGLDQYVLERFALEDEALPAGERANEWREVITSEKQGCVDIALVGKYDLEDAYMSIHESLKHAGFELGVDVDVRWVDADEMNADHEARLEAADGIIVPGGFGMRGTQGKIDAVRYARENDVPFLGLCLGFQMAVVEYARNVLGLEGAHSAEMEPDSPHPVIDILPEQYEVENMGGTMRLGAHDTEIEPGTLAHELYGATSCTERHRHRYEVNPEYFDAFAEESMVFSGTAGNRMEILELEDHPFFFGTQFHPEYRSRPGRPSPPFVGLLETVLDRTDAAQNPHAEHEETEVTY, from the coding sequence ATGCCGACGGAATCGGACACTCATTATGATCCCTCGCTGGGGAACAAGTTCATCTTCGTCACCGGCGGGGTCATGTCTGGCCTGGGCAAGGGGATCACGGCCGCGAGCACCGGCCGGCTCCTCAAGAACGCCGGGTTCGACGTGACCGCGGTGAAGATCGACCCGTACCTCAACGTCGACGCGGGGACGATGAACCCCTACCAGCACGGGGAGGTGTACGTGCTGAAAGACGGCGGCGAGGTCGACCTCGACCTGGGGAACTACGAGCGGTTCCTCGACATCGACATGACCTCGGACCACAACGTCACCACGGGGAAGACCTACCAGCACGTCATCGAACAGGAGCGGGCGGGCGACTATCTCGGCAAGACCGTCCAGATCATCCCCCACATCACCGACGATATCAAGCGGCGCATTCGGGAGGCCGCCGCGGGAACCGACGTCTGCATCGTCGAAGTCGGCGGAACGGTGGGCGACATCGAGGGGATGCCCTACCTCGAGGCGCTGCGCCAGTTCGCCCACGAGGAACCCGAGGAGAACGTGCTGTTCGTCCACGTCACGCTGGTCCCGTACTCGAAAAACGGCGAGCAGAAGACGAAACCGACCCAGCACAGCGTCAAGGAGGTCCGTTCGATCGGCCTCCAGCCCGACGTGATCGTCGGCCGCTGTGACGACGAACTCGAGCCCGCTACCAAAGAAAAGATCGCGCTGTTCTGTGACATCCCCACCGAGGCCGTCTTCTCGAACCCCGACGTCGAGGACGTCTACCACGTGCCGCTCGTCGTCGAGGAGGAGGGGTTAGACCAGTACGTCCTCGAGCGCTTCGCCCTCGAAGACGAGGCGCTGCCCGCCGGCGAGCGGGCCAACGAGTGGCGCGAGGTCATCACTTCCGAAAAGCAGGGGTGCGTCGATATCGCCCTCGTCGGCAAGTACGACTTAGAGGACGCCTACATGTCGATCCACGAGTCGCTGAAACACGCCGGCTTCGAACTCGGCGTCGACGTCGACGTCCGCTGGGTCGACGCCGACGAGATGAACGCCGATCACGAGGCGCGACTCGAGGCCGCCGACGGGATCATCGTCCCCGGTGGGTTCGGGATGCGGGGCACCCAGGGGAAGATCGACGCGGTGCGCTACGCCCGCGAGAACGACGTTCCGTTCCTGGGGCTGTGTCTGGGCTTCCAGATGGCGGTCGTCGAATATGCACGAAACGTGCTGGGACTCGAGGGCGCCCACTCCGCGGAGATGGAACCCGACTCCCCGCACCCGGTGATCGACATTTTGCCCGAACAGTACGAGGTCGAGAACATGGGCGGAACGATGCGGTTGGGCGCTCACGACACGGAAATCGAGCCGGGAACGCTCGCCCACGAACTCTACGGCGCGACGTCGTGTACGGAGCGCCACCGCCACCGCTACGAGGTCAACCCCGAGTACTTCGACGCCTTCGCCGAGGAGTCGATGGTGTTCTCGGGCACCGCCGGCAACCGGATGGAGATCCTCGAACTCGAGGATCACCCGTTCTTCTTCGGCACGCAGTTCCACCCCGAGTACCGCTCCCGGCCCGGCCGGCCGAGTCCGCCGTTCGTGGGCCTGCTCGAGACCGTTCTCGATCGAACCGACGCGGCCCAGAACCCCCACGCAGAACACGAAGAAACCGAGGTTACCTACTGA
- a CDS encoding alpha/beta hydrolase, protein MTDVAVPGARDVRGSLADPDSDSIVVACPPHPRQGGHRGDRRLVAVADTLSERGVACLRFDYGEWDEGYGEREDARNAIRWAADRYDRVGVFGFSFGSAQAILAGATVDRDVRAVSALAPPDRLAPDLEVVPALDRLACPVQVCYGERDSTVNWEPVVSRARELGLAVHALPADHFFVGQHDKVAATVSGFFEAHLESADR, encoded by the coding sequence ATGACCGACGTAGCAGTTCCCGGTGCGCGCGACGTCCGCGGGAGTCTCGCGGACCCCGATAGCGATTCGATCGTCGTCGCCTGCCCGCCCCACCCCCGGCAGGGCGGCCACCGCGGCGACCGTCGGCTCGTCGCCGTCGCCGACACGCTGTCCGAACGCGGGGTCGCCTGTCTGCGCTTCGACTACGGCGAGTGGGACGAGGGGTACGGCGAGCGCGAGGACGCCCGAAACGCGATCCGCTGGGCGGCCGACCGCTACGACCGCGTCGGCGTCTTCGGCTTCAGTTTCGGCTCCGCGCAGGCGATCCTGGCGGGTGCGACCGTCGACCGCGACGTTCGGGCGGTTTCGGCGCTCGCACCGCCCGACCGGCTCGCTCCCGACCTCGAGGTCGTGCCGGCGCTCGACCGCCTCGCCTGTCCCGTTCAGGTCTGCTACGGCGAGCGGGACTCGACGGTGAACTGGGAGCCGGTGGTCTCGCGGGCGCGGGAGCTCGGCCTCGCGGTCCACGCGCTCCCGGCGGATCACTTCTTCGTCGGCCAGCACGACAAGGTCGCGGCGACGGTGAGCGGGTTTTTCGAGGCGCACCTCGAGTCCGCCGACCGTTAA
- a CDS encoding PspA/IM30 family protein: MGILSRTSYVIRSKINSILNRAEDPTQTLDYSYEQMRDQLQQVKRGIADLTTQKKRLEMQKRRLEENVEKHNGQARTAVQQGREDLARKALEKKKTKMNQIEDLERQISDLQNQQDRLIEQKDELQSRIEEFRTKKETMKARYEAAEASSTVSEAMTATGEEFEDVGRAIERAEERTEDMEARAAALDELHESGAFEDVLSDKDTIDRELEELSTDSGVEAELETLKSEMGVEADADVEETEEVEADLEDLEEEVDDEDVEAELAELQEEENT; the protein is encoded by the coding sequence ATGGGTATCCTCTCTCGGACGTCGTACGTCATCCGGTCGAAGATCAATTCGATCTTGAACCGGGCCGAGGATCCGACGCAGACGCTCGATTACTCCTACGAGCAGATGCGCGATCAGCTCCAGCAGGTCAAACGCGGCATCGCCGACCTCACCACGCAGAAAAAGCGCCTCGAGATGCAAAAGCGCCGCCTCGAGGAGAACGTCGAGAAACACAACGGCCAGGCCCGCACCGCGGTCCAGCAGGGCCGGGAGGATCTCGCGCGCAAGGCCCTCGAGAAGAAGAAGACGAAGATGAACCAGATCGAAGATCTGGAGCGCCAGATCTCCGACCTGCAGAACCAGCAGGATCGGTTGATCGAGCAGAAAGACGAACTCCAGAGCCGCATCGAGGAGTTCCGGACCAAGAAGGAGACGATGAAGGCCCGGTACGAGGCCGCGGAAGCGAGTTCCACCGTGTCGGAGGCGATGACCGCGACCGGCGAGGAGTTCGAGGACGTCGGCCGCGCCATCGAGCGCGCGGAGGAGCGCACCGAGGACATGGAGGCGCGCGCGGCCGCGCTCGACGAACTCCACGAATCCGGCGCGTTCGAGGACGTGCTGTCGGACAAGGACACGATCGACCGCGAACTCGAGGAGCTGTCGACCGACAGCGGCGTCGAAGCCGAACTCGAGACGCTGAAGTCCGAGATGGGAGTCGAGGCGGACGCCGACGTCGAGGAGACCGAGGAGGTTGAGGCCGATCTCGAGGACCTCGAGGAAGAGGTCGACGACGAGGACGTCGAGGCGGAACTCGCGGAGCTGCAGGAAGAGGAGAACACGTAA
- a CDS encoding HPP family protein, whose product MRDSDETTADSGRDFDLRDEYSATVNVFLHFSILGLITLVTGRPFLFPSLGPSAYLMATGEQPRAEGAYHVIGGHAVAVAAGLIAYALVGNEVSAYVVFDRPDIAFSWELIYLSASATLAMMLTTTTMLLTKTNHAAACATTLIIALGLMGGLEDALIIVVAVAILWYFHDRVISTLAERYGFKPRDAREE is encoded by the coding sequence GTGCGAGACTCCGACGAGACCACCGCGGACTCCGGCCGCGATTTCGACCTTAGAGACGAATACAGTGCGACGGTCAACGTTTTTCTGCACTTCTCGATTCTCGGACTGATTACGCTCGTAACCGGCCGCCCGTTCCTGTTTCCGAGCCTGGGACCGTCGGCGTACCTGATGGCGACCGGCGAGCAGCCCAGAGCCGAGGGGGCGTACCACGTCATCGGCGGCCACGCGGTGGCGGTCGCCGCCGGGCTGATCGCCTACGCGCTCGTCGGCAACGAGGTCAGCGCGTACGTCGTGTTCGACCGGCCCGATATCGCGTTCAGCTGGGAGCTCATTTACCTCTCGGCGAGCGCGACGCTCGCGATGATGCTGACCACGACCACGATGCTGCTAACGAAGACGAACCACGCCGCCGCGTGTGCGACGACGCTGATCATCGCGCTCGGGCTGATGGGCGGCCTCGAGGACGCCCTTATCATCGTCGTCGCCGTCGCCATCCTGTGGTACTTCCACGATCGAGTGATCTCGACGCTCGCCGAGCGCTACGGGTTCAAACCGCGGGACGCCAGGGAGGAGTAA
- a CDS encoding cupredoxin domain-containing protein, with amino-acid sequence MNERRKTRRRLLVASGTLLTTGLAGCIGEDPGADDPYLGDPEPYVEVRLEGPGTDASVDPPVVHLVDGGTVEWVADGETHDATAYHPDTHGDQQRIPDGADPWESGPLSSEDSFDLVLDVEGVYDYVCTRHEGDGMVGSIVVGWPDPNEALALEPPDDDRPEAAIAALEERNERVRSMLEEEHDDSVTLP; translated from the coding sequence ATGAACGAGCGACGGAAGACGCGGCGGCGATTGCTAGTCGCCAGCGGCACGCTCCTCACGACCGGGCTCGCCGGCTGCATCGGCGAGGATCCCGGCGCGGACGACCCCTATTTAGGCGACCCGGAGCCTTACGTCGAAGTTCGACTCGAGGGTCCCGGAACCGATGCGAGTGTCGATCCGCCCGTCGTCCACCTCGTCGACGGCGGCACGGTCGAGTGGGTCGCCGACGGCGAGACGCACGACGCAACCGCGTACCACCCGGATACCCACGGCGACCAGCAGCGGATTCCAGACGGAGCCGATCCGTGGGAAAGCGGTCCGCTCTCCTCGGAAGACTCGTTCGACCTCGTCTTGGACGTCGAGGGCGTCTACGACTACGTCTGTACGCGACACGAGGGAGACGGGATGGTCGGCAGCATCGTCGTCGGCTGGCCGGATCCGAACGAGGCGCTGGCGCTCGAGCCCCCGGACGACGACCGTCCCGAGGCAGCGATCGCGGCGCTCGAGGAGCGCAACGAGCGGGTGCGTTCGATGCTGGAGGAAGAACACGACGATTCCGTGACCCTCCCCTGA
- a CDS encoding FxLYD domain-containing protein, translating to MRRTEPSSRRYVLGLLGTSAAAVFAGCSDVVGDNAPTYVEGTVEDAGDEERSPEEMVAAEALAEQEVNEGITELDALSLVDHEFVIEDDFRGPTVQGTVENVGDDRIQLLEVRVRVYNDDGELLGRYLDVGGDLDAGDRWAFEVVLLESPAEIDRYEIAVLGTPA from the coding sequence ATGAGACGAACCGAACCGTCGAGTCGTCGGTACGTCCTCGGGTTGCTCGGCACGAGCGCGGCGGCGGTTTTCGCAGGCTGCAGCGACGTCGTCGGAGATAACGCGCCGACGTACGTCGAGGGAACCGTCGAGGATGCCGGCGACGAGGAACGATCGCCCGAAGAGATGGTCGCAGCCGAGGCGCTCGCCGAACAGGAGGTGAACGAGGGTATCACCGAACTCGACGCGCTCTCGCTCGTCGATCACGAGTTCGTCATCGAGGACGACTTTCGGGGGCCGACCGTCCAGGGAACCGTCGAAAACGTCGGCGACGACCGGATCCAGCTGCTCGAGGTCCGCGTCCGGGTGTACAACGACGACGGCGAACTCCTGGGTCGGTACCTGGACGTCGGCGGCGACCTCGACGCGGGCGATCGCTGGGCGTTCGAGGTCGTCCTCCTCGAGTCCCCGGCCGAGATCGATCGCTACGAGATCGCCGTCCTCGGCACGCCGGCCTGA
- a CDS encoding dipeptide epimerase translates to MSLETSFERVSLPLEYPFTISRGTQTAAELVTVEIEDDAGNVGIGGAGPSAHYGETAATVEAVLPDLLAVVEEVGDPHALERIERRMRHTIERNPAARCAVSIALHDLAAKQLEVPLYRYWGLDPTDTVESSYTIGIDDTETMREKTEEAVERGYGTLKVKLGTDRDEEIVRTIREVAPDVRLYVDANEAWTPREAVSMIDSLVEYDLEFVEQPVAAENPEGLRYVYERAALPIAADESCITLEDIPQIADRCDIANLKLMKCGGLREALRMIHTARAHGLQVMCGCMSESNASIAGAAHLAPLLDYADLDGSLLLAEDVYDGVGMPGGRIDLASLERNGTGAVPE, encoded by the coding sequence ATGAGCCTCGAGACCTCCTTCGAGCGCGTCTCGCTGCCTCTCGAGTACCCGTTTACGATCTCCCGGGGGACCCAGACGGCGGCGGAGCTCGTCACCGTCGAGATCGAAGACGACGCCGGAAACGTCGGGATCGGCGGTGCCGGTCCCTCGGCTCACTACGGCGAGACGGCGGCGACCGTCGAGGCCGTCCTGCCCGACCTGCTTGCCGTCGTCGAGGAGGTCGGCGATCCCCACGCCCTCGAGCGGATCGAGCGGCGAATGCGACACACGATCGAGCGCAACCCGGCCGCCCGCTGTGCGGTGAGCATCGCGCTCCACGACCTGGCGGCGAAACAGCTCGAGGTACCGCTGTACCGCTACTGGGGGCTCGATCCGACCGACACCGTCGAGTCATCCTACACGATCGGGATCGACGACACCGAGACGATGCGCGAGAAGACCGAGGAGGCCGTCGAGCGGGGGTACGGCACCCTGAAGGTCAAACTCGGCACCGACCGCGACGAGGAGATCGTTCGCACCATCCGCGAGGTCGCCCCGGACGTCCGCCTCTACGTCGACGCCAACGAGGCGTGGACGCCGCGAGAGGCCGTCTCGATGATCGACTCGCTCGTCGAGTACGACCTCGAGTTCGTCGAACAGCCCGTCGCCGCCGAGAACCCCGAGGGGCTGCGATACGTCTACGAGCGCGCGGCGCTCCCGATCGCCGCCGACGAGTCCTGCATCACGCTCGAGGACATCCCCCAGATCGCAGACCGCTGTGACATCGCGAACTTGAAACTGATGAAGTGCGGGGGGCTGCGGGAGGCGCTGCGGATGATCCACACGGCCCGCGCCCACGGCCTGCAGGTGATGTGCGGCTGTATGTCCGAATCGAACGCCTCGATCGCCGGCGCGGCCCACCTCGCCCCGCTGCTCGACTACGCCGACCTCGACGGCTCGCTGTTGCTCGCCGAGGACGTCTACGACGGCGTCGGGATGCCCGGCGGCCGGATCGACCTGGCGAGCCTCGAGCGAAACGGCACTGGCGCGGTCCCCGAGTAG
- a CDS encoding DUF1611 domain-containing protein, producing MSIAILAHELFPDAAKTGIGVLRYGDYDVEAVLDRENAGGRVSEFVPDVQDAPIVAGMDDVGEVDALLIGISPIGGAFEESWREDVRTALERGCDVISGLHYFLEDDEEFAALAAENDCELWDVRKPHDDLSVSQGIANEVDAEVILTVGTDCSVGKMTVSMELARTAREAGHDAIVIPTGQTGIMIEGWGNPIDRVVSDFTAGAVEEMILEKGDEHDYLFVEGQGSIVHPAYSGVTCGILHGAMPDSLVLCHKAGKERINAYESVPVPPMETCVDLYEGLAEPVHPARVYAGALNTYGMDDEEARAAVEAFEAELGAPATDPVRFDAAEILEAVL from the coding sequence ATGAGCATCGCGATCCTCGCGCACGAACTGTTTCCCGACGCCGCCAAAACCGGCATCGGCGTCCTCAGGTACGGCGACTACGACGTCGAAGCGGTCCTCGACCGCGAGAACGCGGGCGGCCGCGTCTCGGAGTTCGTCCCGGACGTACAGGACGCCCCGATCGTCGCCGGCATGGACGACGTCGGCGAGGTGGACGCGCTGTTAATCGGCATCTCCCCGATCGGCGGCGCGTTCGAGGAGAGCTGGCGCGAGGACGTTCGGACCGCCCTCGAGCGCGGCTGCGACGTCATCTCGGGGCTGCACTACTTCCTCGAAGACGACGAGGAGTTCGCCGCTCTCGCCGCCGAGAACGACTGCGAGCTCTGGGACGTCCGCAAACCCCACGACGACCTGTCGGTGAGCCAGGGAATCGCGAACGAGGTCGACGCCGAGGTGATCCTCACCGTCGGCACCGACTGTTCGGTCGGCAAGATGACCGTCTCGATGGAACTCGCTCGCACCGCGAGGGAGGCGGGCCACGACGCGATCGTGATCCCGACCGGCCAGACCGGCATCATGATCGAGGGGTGGGGGAACCCGATCGACCGCGTCGTCAGCGACTTCACCGCGGGCGCGGTCGAGGAGATGATCCTCGAGAAGGGCGACGAGCACGACTACCTCTTCGTCGAGGGCCAGGGAAGCATCGTCCACCCCGCTTACTCCGGCGTGACCTGCGGCATCCTTCACGGGGCGATGCCAGACTCACTCGTTCTCTGTCACAAGGCCGGCAAAGAGCGAATCAACGCCTACGAGTCGGTTCCGGTGCCGCCGATGGAGACCTGCGTCGACCTCTACGAGGGACTCGCCGAACCGGTCCACCCCGCCCGCGTCTACGCGGGCGCGCTCAACACCTACGGGATGGACGACGAGGAAGCCCGGGCGGCCGTCGAGGCGTTCGAGGCGGAACTCGGCGCTCCCGCGACCGACCCCGTCCGCTTCGACGCCGCCGAGATCCTGGAGGCGGTTCTATGA
- a CDS encoding Vms1/Ankzf1 family peptidyl-tRNA hydrolase has protein sequence MIDELLGRASLKERIADLEDENERLRNRYEAESERRSDAVTARQEAEERQNRLEDRIAQLEGELERREDDDGELEFRRHERLRGGRLEEVLDRLESFRTGPEGALTASVSGAVPDDLSEALGERARLLADLDACLVCADDAGLVSVALEPPLSPDLEATWSDRFELEREWFAPAGRHAVALVRADLFALGVYDGDERVDYRGFESDVKGNHSKGGFSQARFERIRDDQIDDHLDRCRAAIDEYGGERLYLVGQRGVVDTLAADVDPLATAAVDATGAPKSALEDAVRSFWRTDLYVL, from the coding sequence ATGATAGACGAGCTGCTCGGCCGCGCCTCGCTCAAGGAGCGAATCGCCGACCTCGAAGACGAGAACGAGCGGTTGCGAAACCGGTACGAGGCGGAGTCCGAGCGCCGATCCGACGCGGTAACTGCCAGACAGGAAGCTGAGGAGCGCCAGAACCGCCTCGAAGACCGCATCGCCCAGCTCGAGGGCGAACTCGAGCGCCGGGAGGACGACGACGGCGAACTCGAGTTCCGCCGTCACGAGCGCCTGCGGGGCGGCCGACTCGAGGAGGTCCTCGACCGGCTCGAGTCGTTCCGAACCGGCCCCGAGGGCGCGCTGACGGCGAGCGTCTCCGGGGCGGTTCCGGACGACCTCTCGGAGGCGCTCGGGGAGCGGGCGCGGCTGCTCGCCGATCTCGACGCCTGTCTGGTCTGTGCCGACGATGCGGGGCTCGTCTCCGTCGCCCTCGAGCCGCCGCTGTCGCCGGACCTCGAGGCGACCTGGAGCGACCGGTTCGAACTCGAGCGGGAGTGGTTCGCGCCGGCGGGGCGACACGCGGTCGCGCTCGTCCGCGCCGACCTGTTCGCGCTCGGGGTGTACGACGGCGACGAGCGCGTCGACTACCGCGGGTTCGAGAGCGACGTGAAGGGAAACCACTCCAAGGGCGGCTTCTCCCAGGCTCGCTTCGAGCGCATCCGCGACGACCAGATCGACGACCATCTCGACCGCTGCCGGGCGGCGATCGACGAGTACGGGGGCGAACGGCTGTACCTCGTCGGCCAGCGCGGGGTCGTCGACACCCTCGCTGCGGACGTCGACCCCCTGGCGACGGCCGCCGTCGACGCGACGGGCGCACCGAAGTCGGCACTCGAGGACGCGGTCCGGTCGTTCTGGCGGACCGACCTTTACGTGCTCTGA
- a CDS encoding DUF5802 family protein, with protein MFERFSNSYYLGRLYVTPTTGPHAVMQREQHERINEEVYATGSGIERLDEPLVMKLESGHFAVHGDDSVPANTLALPESLLEGTRIRNPPTLREVFLARRERARQLLEFAGVGHGDDEFPNAGT; from the coding sequence ATGTTCGAACGATTTTCGAACAGCTACTATCTCGGACGACTCTACGTGACTCCCACGACCGGTCCCCACGCCGTGATGCAGCGCGAACAGCACGAGCGCATCAACGAGGAAGTGTACGCCACCGGCTCGGGCATCGAACGGCTCGACGAACCCCTGGTCATGAAACTCGAGTCGGGTCACTTCGCGGTCCACGGCGACGACTCGGTCCCCGCGAACACGCTCGCGCTCCCCGAATCCCTCCTCGAGGGAACCCGGATTCGAAACCCGCCGACGCTCCGCGAGGTGTTCCTCGCACGCCGGGAGCGCGCACGACAGCTCCTCGAGTTCGCCGGGGTCGGCCACGGCGACGACGAGTTCCCCAACGCCGGAACGTAA
- a CDS encoding ArsR/SmtB family transcription factor, which translates to MDSAALLDLLGNENRRRILRLLARKPCYVTEISEYLGVSPKAVIEHLRKLEDAGLVESHTDDQRRKYFHIARNVRLEVNVSPYGFASKSAYPSNNSFDITTCRHLSLDISYDETDELDELLSTLKRMEQLENELSLAQRWVQGRLCDVLDRISETVGTGPESRIYADLLAKIREEPQGVTALSQEIDAPREVVADLLETMADEGIVTRTERGWELATSE; encoded by the coding sequence ATGGACTCCGCTGCGTTGCTGGATCTGCTCGGAAACGAAAACCGGCGACGAATCCTGCGGTTACTGGCGCGGAAGCCCTGTTACGTCACCGAGATCTCCGAGTACCTCGGCGTCAGTCCGAAAGCCGTCATCGAGCACCTCAGGAAGCTCGAGGACGCCGGCTTAGTCGAGAGCCACACCGACGACCAGCGGCGCAAGTACTTCCACATCGCGCGGAACGTTCGCCTCGAGGTGAACGTCTCGCCGTACGGCTTCGCGAGCAAGAGCGCCTATCCGTCGAACAACAGCTTCGACATCACCACCTGTCGGCACCTCTCGCTCGACATCAGCTACGACGAGACGGACGAACTCGACGAGCTGTTGAGCACGCTCAAGCGGATGGAACAGCTCGAGAACGAGCTCTCGCTGGCCCAGCGGTGGGTCCAGGGGCGACTGTGTGACGTACTCGATCGGATCTCAGAAACGGTCGGAACCGGCCCGGAGAGCCGAATCTACGCCGACTTGCTTGCGAAGATCCGCGAAGAACCACAGGGAGTGACGGCGCTCAGCCAGGAGATCGACGCCCCCCGGGAGGTCGTCGCCGACCTGCTCGAGACGATGGCCGACGAGGGGATCGTCACCCGGACCGAGCGGGGCTGGGAGCTCGCGACGAGCGAGTGA
- a CDS encoding DUF456 domain-containing protein — protein MSDRSDEVTTTREPGSTDDLLEETDRLLSGPESGAEPQSRSTATSPPGDATGDSAADTAESTGLGARVRSRLPTRTGSSRRSLGYYFSPKAFLALAGVLGVGLFVGDLVVPFAGGLLGALAVAFLVGLLTSRRRYLEVALAGVAAGGLSTLFSHPIPAVAGSWQAVFAVGAVVGIVAALAGYYFGRDLRDGLSREI, from the coding sequence ATGAGCGACCGCTCGGACGAGGTCACGACGACCCGGGAGCCGGGTTCGACCGACGATCTCCTCGAGGAAACCGACCGGCTGCTGTCTGGTCCGGAGTCGGGCGCGGAGCCGCAGTCGCGGTCGACCGCGACGTCCCCACCCGGGGACGCGACTGGCGACTCGGCCGCCGACACGGCCGAGTCGACCGGCCTCGGCGCGCGCGTTCGGTCGCGACTCCCCACACGGACGGGGTCGTCACGGCGTTCTCTCGGGTACTACTTCTCCCCGAAGGCGTTTCTCGCGCTGGCCGGCGTCCTCGGCGTCGGTCTGTTCGTCGGCGACCTCGTCGTTCCCTTCGCTGGCGGCCTGCTCGGCGCGCTCGCGGTCGCGTTTCTCGTCGGGCTGCTCACCTCGAGACGGCGGTATCTCGAGGTCGCACTCGCCGGCGTTGCGGCCGGCGGGCTCTCGACGCTGTTCAGTCACCCGATACCGGCGGTCGCCGGCTCCTGGCAGGCCGTTTTCGCCGTCGGCGCGGTCGTCGGGATCGTGGCCGCGCTGGCGGGGTACTACTTCGGCCGCGACCTGCGAGACGGCCTCTCGCGGGAGATCTGA